A single genomic interval of Labeo rohita strain BAU-BD-2019 chromosome 13, IGBB_LRoh.1.0, whole genome shotgun sequence harbors:
- the LOC127174901 gene encoding zinc finger protein 572, translating to MEETETELICSEQEALGADFITVELDTQPIEYVVKWAEVGSKFTIACVKKDLDEAACFTSDQMVKIEPDETFFVPYESVYPECDDADPDLIATHEEEVGSESDFNDNTEAGNSQLCEEEDVTDICWEKEVSHARTYNCRFCGKSYSHSSSLARHLHVHSDRSALTSSKDFSKLGDKKSLQCNICGVRCNGKRLLAIHKKCHKTKRLHTCNTCGKSFNHSSSLSRHRLIHKKGLDKTVRPLYPTPTPAPIMTQHSFPSAHGTSKRTISSGEREKQYQCAQCDRVFSHSAALSKHQVAHVRQLLNSYTHGKDSLDKSSDLKIRLKLCSRDKPNYYTLCKKNKHSKGGKKRLYLPNEERPYPCRLCNKRFSHTTSLSRHEHSHASGKCYACHVCKKTFVRLSNLKQHQQTHATGKLYKCPQCGKTFVHSSSFSRHKKVHTMMKLAPKQEDIKCEEELVIDEVAPLEYESE from the coding sequence ATggaagagacagaaacagagCTGATCTGCTCCGAGCAGGAAGCTTTAGGAGCAGACTTCATCACGGTGGAGCTCGACACCCAGCCCATCGAATATGTGGTCAAGTGGGCCGAGGTGGGTTCAAAATTCACAATAGCCTGTGTGAAAAAGGATTTGGACGAGGCTGCTTGCTTCACCTCCGACCAGATGGTGAAAATAGAACCGGATGAGACGTTCTTCGTCCCTTACGAATCGGTGTACCCTGAATGCGACGACGCAGATCCGGATCTGATCGCGACGCACGAGGAGGAGGTGGGCAGCGAGTCAGACTTCAACGACAACACGGAAGCGGGGAACAGCCAGTTGTGCGAAGAGGAGGACGTTACGGATATTTGCTGGGAGAAGGAAGTGTCTCATGCTAGAACATACAACTGCCGCTTTTGCGGCAAGAGCTACAGCCATTCCTCCAGTCTCGCTCGCCATCTGCACGTCCACTCGGATAGATCAGCCCTCACCTCCTCGAAAGATTTCAGCAAGTTGGGCGACAAAAAATCTCTGCAGTGCAATATATGCGGGGTGAGGTGCAACGGCAAGCGGCTTTTGGCGATTCACAAAAAATGCCATAAAACCAAAAGACTGCATACGTGCAACACATGCGGCAAGTCGTTCAATCACAGCTCTAGTCTGTCGCGACACAGGCTGATCCATAAAAAAGGTTTGGATAAAACCGTCAGACCCTTATATCCGACTCCAACCCCAGCTCCCATCATGACCCAGCACAGCTTCCCATCAGCCCACGGCACGAGTAAAAGAACGATCTCCTCAGGCGAGCGAGAGAAGCAGTACCAATGTGCGCAATGCGACAGGGTCTTCAGCCACTCCGCCGCCCTCTCCAAGCACCAGGTGGCCCACGTGCGACAGCTGCTCAACTCGTACACGCACGGAAAAGACTCGCTCGACAAGTCTTCAGACCTCAAGATCCGCCTGAAGCTCTGCTCCCGTGACAAGCCCAACTACTACACGCTGTGCAAGAAGAACAAGCACAGTAAAGGGGGCAAGAAGAGGCTGTACCTGCCGAATGAGGAGCGGCCGTACCCCTGTCGATTGTGCAACAAACGCTTCAGCCACACCACCAGCCTCTCGCGGCACGAGCACTCGCACGCCAGCGGCAAGTGCTACGCCTGCCACGTCTGCAAGAAGACCTTCGTTCGGCTCTCCAACCTCAAGCAGCACCAGCAAACGCACGCTACAGGAAAACTCTACAAATGCCCACAGTGCGGGAAAACTTTTGTGCACTCCTCCAGCTTCTCGCGCCATAAGAAGGTCCACACGATGATGAAACTGGCCCCGAAACAGGAAGACATTAAGTGCGAGGAGGAACTGGTCATCGATGAGGTGGCCCCGCTGGAATACGAGTCTGAGTGA